In one Atribacteraceae bacterium genomic region, the following are encoded:
- the ltaE gene encoding low-specificity L-threonine aldolase, whose product MNRWIDLRSDTVTRPTEAMLEAMRYAEVGDDVYGDDPTVQELERRSAAMLGKEAALFVPSGTFGNQLAILTHTRRGDEVLIPESNHIVEHECGAPAALAGVQLRTLPDDRGRVEPDDLARLHRIEDIHYPRTGLVCLENAHSSGAVVPLENIAAVVRFARSLSIPLHLDGARIFNAAVALGVPAEVLARDADSIMFCLSKGLCAPIGSLLTGREEFIHRARKIRKMLGGGMRQAGYLAAAGLVCLETMIDRLAEDHLNARHLAERLGGIERIEILRDRLDINMVFFRVNHSAFSSGELVRFLLAAGIKINPPDRGVFRLVTHYWITPADIDCCVEAVRRFFS is encoded by the coding sequence ATGAACCGATGGATCGATCTACGCAGTGATACGGTGACCCGACCCACCGAAGCGATGCTTGAAGCGATGCGCTACGCCGAGGTCGGTGACGACGTTTATGGTGATGACCCGACCGTCCAGGAACTGGAACGGAGAAGTGCGGCGATGCTGGGCAAGGAGGCCGCCCTCTTTGTCCCCTCCGGGACTTTCGGAAATCAACTGGCCATCCTCACCCACACCCGGCGGGGCGATGAAGTGCTCATCCCGGAAAGTAATCATATCGTCGAGCACGAATGCGGCGCGCCGGCGGCCCTGGCCGGGGTTCAGCTCCGCACCCTGCCCGATGACCGGGGACGGGTAGAGCCTGATGACCTCGCCCGCCTCCACCGGATAGAAGACATACATTATCCCCGGACCGGGCTCGTCTGCCTGGAAAACGCCCATTCTTCCGGAGCGGTGGTCCCCCTGGAAAACATCGCCGCCGTCGTCCGTTTTGCCCGTTCGCTTTCTATTCCTCTCCACCTGGACGGCGCGAGAATTTTCAACGCCGCCGTCGCTTTAGGTGTTCCGGCCGAAGTTCTCGCCCGCGACGCCGACTCGATCATGTTTTGCCTCTCCAAGGGACTGTGCGCCCCCATCGGGTCACTGCTGACCGGTAGGGAAGAATTCATCCACCGGGCCCGTAAAATACGGAAAATGCTGGGCGGGGGGATGCGCCAGGCCGGATACCTGGCCGCGGCTGGGCTGGTCTGCCTGGAGACCATGATCGACCGGCTCGCGGAAGACCACCTTAACGCCCGCCATCTGGCCGAGCGGCTGGGCGGGATCGAGAGGATCGAAATCCTGCGCGATCGCCTGGACATCAATATGGTCTTTTTCCGCGTCAACCACTCAGCCTTCTCCTCAGGCGAGTTGGTCCGTTTTTTGCTTGCCGCGGGAATCAAGATCAACCCCCCCGACCGGGGAGTATTTCGCCTGGTCACCCACTACTGGATCACGCCGGCGGATATCGACTGCTGCGTCGAAGCCGTCCGACGTTTTTTCTCCTGA